From Medicago truncatula cultivar Jemalong A17 chromosome 7, MtrunA17r5.0-ANR, whole genome shotgun sequence, a single genomic window includes:
- the LOC11442635 gene encoding mitochondrial phosphate carrier protein 3, mitochondrial, giving the protein MAQSSSESSSSNRRNMIPSFLYGSSTKTLPVIHQIVSSGPAPSAAATPSLRGTGSGRFMIPSPKEPFGKIEMYSPAFYAACTAGGILSCGLTHMTVTPLDLVKCNMQIDPAKYKSISSGFGVLFKEQGVKGFFRGWVPTLLGYSAQGACKFGFYEFFKKYYSDIAGPEYAAKYKTLIYLAGSASAEVIADVALCPFEAVKVRVQTQPGFARGLGDGLPKFVKSEGALGLYKGLVPLWGRQIPYTMMKFASFETIVEQIYKHAIPQPKNECSKGLQLGVSFAGGYIAGVLCAIVSHPADNLVSFLNNAKGATVGDAVAKFGVVGLFTRGLPLRIVMIGTLTGAQWGIYDAFKVFVGLPTTGGAAPAPVAEIAKE; this is encoded by the exons ATGGCTcaatcttcatcagaatcttcTTCCTCTAACCGTAGAAACATGATTCCTTCATTTCTCTACGGTTCATCCACCAAAACCCTACCGGTTATTCACCAGATCGTCAGTTCCGGTCCCGCTCCGTCCGCCGCCGCGACGCCTTCACTCCGTGGAACTGGATCCGGTAGATTCATGATTCCTTCTCCTAAGGAACCTTTTGGCAAGATCGAGATGTATTCACCTGCTTTCTATGCTGCTTGTACTGCTGGTGGAATTCTTAGCTGTGGTCTTACTCATATGACTGTTACTCCTCTTGACTTAGTCAAGTGTAATATGCAG ATTGACCCTGCCAAGTACAAGAGCATCTCATCAGGGTTTGGAGTTTTGTTCAAGGAGCAGGGAGTTAAGGGATTTTTCCGCGGATGGGTGCCAACATTACTTGGTTACAGTGCCCAGGGTGCTTGCAAATTTGGGTTCTATGAGTTCTTTAAGAAGTACTATTCTGATATTGCTGGCCCCGAGTATGCAGCCAAGTACAAGACCTTGATCTACCTTGCTGGTTCAGCATCTGCTGAGGTTATTGCTGACGTTGCACTTTGCCCATTCGAGGCTGTTAAAGTCCGTGTTCAAACTCAGCCTGGTTTTGCAAGAGGTCTCGGTGATGGGCTCCCAAAATTTGTCAAGTCTGAAGGAGCTTTGGG GCTGTACAAGGGATTAGTGCCTCTATGGGGAAGGCAGATTCCAT ACACTATGATGAAGTTTGCCTCTTTTGAGACCATTGTTGAGCAAATCTATAAGCATGCCATCCCACAACCAAAGAATGAGTGCAGCAAAGGGCTGCAACTTGGTGTCAGTTTTGCTGGTGGATACATTGCTGGTGTACTTTGTGCAATTGTGTCTCATCCTGCTGATAACCTTGTCTCTTTTCTGAACAACGCCAAAGGAGCAACAGTTGGTGAT GCTGTTGCGAAGTTTGGTGTGGTTGGTCTCTTCACCAGAGGTCTCCCTCTCCGGATTGTTATGATTGGAACACTTACCGGAGCCCAGTGGGGAATATATGATGCTTTCAAAGTCTTTGTGGGGCT GCCAACAACCGGTGGTGCTGCTCCTGCTCCCGTTGCAGAGATTGCAAAGGAATGA
- the LOC11440994 gene encoding protein NETWORKED 3A, whose product MFMENKDAASWSSAPFYQSQWLQTTISDLDEKLGAMMTILEDGNSPKQGHMHCNWREDLIQMLEEFGQSYRVLAISYNQLKSKSSTGTFHSRSLSSSATSKTLRASCNRRATGNLEGKKLKKDFNSHSKYLRGHSDVRFDGSDLDFEILKKQEDESDELSSCNPCSMKLESEVECSDIQTEDKMIDFSINENILMKIEDLELNQRTEDPSTINSEFESMWPTLKYQMTKLTDDNLHQLEELVQRNDEKRETIKRLQLEVETLKRENKALQISSRFSNADSECSQSQTSRPRRKSVSKLFKGCSP is encoded by the exons ATGTTCATGGAGAATAAAGATGCTGCATCATGGAGTTCTGCACCTTTCTACCAGTCTCAATGGCTTCAAACAACCATATCAG ATTTGGATGAGAAATTGGGAGCCATGATGACCATTTTAGAAGATGGCAACTCTCCAAAGCAAGGACACATGCACTGCAATTGGAGAGAAGACCTCATACAGATGCTTGAAGAATTTGGCCAATCATACCGTGTTTTAGCCATATCTTATAACCAACTGAAATCTAAATCATCTACTGGTACCTTTCATTCAAGATCTTTATCATCTTCTGCTACATCAAAAACCTTACGCGCTAGCTGCAATAGAAGAGCAACAGGTAACTTGGAGGGCAAGAAACTCAAAAAGGATTTCAATAGCCATAGCAAATATCTAAGGGGGCATTCTGATGTCAGATTTGATGGAAGTGATCTTGATTTTGAGATATTAAAGAAGCAAGAGGATGAATCTGATGAACTGTCTTCGTGTAACCCATGCAGCATGAAACTAGAATCAGAAGTTGAGTGCAGTGACATTCAAACTGAAGACAAAATGATAGATTTTTCCatcaatgaaaatattttaatgaagATTGAGGATTTGGAATTAAATCAAAGAACTGAAGATCCATCAACAATCAATTCCGAATTTGAAAGTATGTGGCCCACATTGAAGTATCAAATGACAAAACTTACAGATGATAATCTGCACCAGTTAGAAGAGTTGGTCCAAAGAAATgatgaaaagagagaaaccaTTAAAAGGCTTCAGTTAGAGGTGGAAACTTTGAAGCGCGAGAACAAGGCCCTCCAGATTTCGTCAAGGTTCTCCAATGCTGATTCAGAATGCAGCCAATCACAGACATCGAGACCGCGAAGAAAATCTGTAAGCAAACTCTTCAAAGGTTGCTCTCCATGA
- the LOC11429114 gene encoding pentatricopeptide repeat-containing protein At3g26782, mitochondrial has translation MIPFVSRTLSSSTTINKCIRMHSTTTTKTTEWTKTANLRSMFGKYVDKTSVYSWNSIIADFARSGDSLQALYAFSSMRKLSLHPNRSTFPCTIKSCSSLYDLCAGKQIHQQAFVFGYGSDIFVASALIDMYSKCGYLNDARKLFDEIPERNVVSWTSMISGYVQNERAREAVFLFKEFLLVDETDYDEIVGVGVGVDSVLLGCVISACARVCVKSVTECVHGLAVKKGFEGCLAVGNTLMDAYAKCGEISVSRKVFDGMEETDVCSWNSLIAVYAQNGLSVEAFSLFSDMVKRGEVRYNAVTLSAVLLACAHSGALQIGKCIHDQVVKMELEDNLVVGTSIVDMYCKCGRVEMARKAFDRLKRKNVKSWTVMVAGYGMHGHGKEAMKVFYEMIRCGIKPNYITFVSVLAACSHAGLLKEGWHWFNKMKCEFDVEPGIEHYSCMVDLLGRAGYLKEAYGLIQEMKVKPDFIVWGSLLGACRIHKNVELGEISARKLFKLDPSNCGYYVLLSNIYADAGRWDDVERMRILMKNHGLLKTPGYSIVEHKGRVHVFLVGDKEHPQHEKIYEYLDELNVKLQEVGYMPNVTSVLYDVDVEEKGMVLRVHSEKLAVAFGIMNSVPGSVIQIIKNLRICGDCHFAIKLISKIVNREIVIRDSKRFHHFKDGLCSCGDYW, from the exons ATGATTCCATTTGTTTCAAGAACATTATCATCATCTACAACAATTAACAAATGCATACGCAtgcactcaacaacaacaacgaaaaCTACAGAATGGACCAAAACCGCGAACCTAAGAAGCATGTTCGGCAAATATGTCGACAAAACAAGCGTATATAGTTGGAACTCAATCATCGCTGATTTCGCTCGCAGCGGCGATTCTTTACAAGCTCTTTACGCTTTCTCTTCAATGCGAAAACTCTCTCTTCATCCAAACCGTTCCACTTTCCCTTGCACTATCAAATCCTGCTCTTCCCTCTACGACCTCTGCGCCGGAAAACAGATTCACCAACAAGCTTTTGTTTTTGGATACGGTTCTGATATCTTTGTTGCATCTGCTCTTATTGATATGTACTCTAAATGTGGCTATTTGAACGATGCCCGGAAACTGTTCGATGAAATTCCTGAAAGAAATGTTGTTTCTTGGACTTCGATGATTTCTGGGTATGTTCAAAATGAGCGTGCACGGGAAgctgtttttttgtttaaggaatttttgttggttgatgagACGGATTATGATGAAAttgttggtgttggtgttgGTGTGGATTCTGTTCTTTTGGGTTGTGTTATTTCGGCTTGTGCGAGGGTTTGTGTGAAGAGTGTGACTGAATGTGTTCATGGATTGGCGGTTAAGAAGGGGTTTGAGGGGTGTTTGGCGGTTGGGAATACGTTGATGGATGCTTATGCGAAGTGTGGGGAGATAAGTGTGTCTAGGAAAGTGTTTGATGGGATGGAGGAGACTGATGTTTGTTCTTGGAATTCTTTGATTGCTGTATATGCACAAAATGGTTTGTCGGTAGAGGCTTTCAGTTTGTTTAGTGATATGGTGAAGAGAGGCGAGGTCAGATATAATGCTGTCACGTTATCTGCAGTGTTGTTAGCTTGTGCTCATTCTGGAGCTCTGCAGATAGGGAAGTGCATACATGATCAG GTTGTAAAGATGGAATTGGAGGATAACCTTGTTGTTGGTACTTCTATAGTTGATATGTACTGCAAATGTGGGAGAGTTGAGATGGCAAGGAAGGCATTTGATCGCCTGAAAAGGAAAAATGTTAAGTCGTGGACTGTCATGGTTGCTGGTTATGGAATGCATGGACATGGAAAAGAGGCTATGAAAGTCTTCTACGAGATGATAAGGTGTGGAATCAAACCAAATTACATTACTTTTGTGTCAGTTTTAGCTGCTTGCAGTCACGCTGGTTTGTTGAAAGAAGGGTGGCATTGGTTTAATAAGATGAAATGTGAATTTGATGTTGAACCTGGGATTGAGCATTATTCGTGCATGGTTGATCTCCTTGGACGTGCTGGCTATCTCAAAGAAGCTTATGGTTTGATCCAAGAAATGAAGGTGAAACCTGATTTTATAGTTTGGGGTTCCCTTCTTGGGGCTTGTAGGATTCACAAGAACGTTGAACTAGGCGAGATCTCTGCGAGAAAGTTATTCAAGTTAGATCCAAGTAATTGTGGGTACTATGTGCTACTTTCCAATATTTATGCTGATGCTGGAAGGTGGGATgatgttgagaggatgagaaTATTAATGAAGAATCATGGATTGCTTAAAACCCCTGGATATAGTATAGTTGAACATAAAGGTAGGGTGCATGTATTTTTAGTTGGAGACAAGGAGCATCCTCAACACGAGAAGATTTATGAGTATTTGGACGAATTAAATGTCAAGCTGCAAGAAGTTGGATATATGCCAAATGTTACATCAGTTCTTTATGATGTTGATGTGGAAGAGAAAGGAATGGTTCTAAGAGTTCACAGTGAGAAACTAGCTGTTGCCTTTGGAATCATGAATTCAGTGCCTGGGTCAGTTATCCAGATCATAAAAAATCTTAGAATTTGTGGGGACTGCCACTTTGCAATTAAATTGATTTCTAAAATAGTAAATCGAGAAATTGTTATCAGAGATTCAAAGCGATTTCATCATTTCAAGGACGGGTTGTGTTCGTGTGGAGACTATTGGTGA
- the LOC11436792 gene encoding uncharacterized protein encodes MAATTTTTIIKLLAFVFVVIILLDNSHAVSSTTTEPTISASPGVLPYVTSPDISSFFPTPMSSSEAPYEAEASAPAPAPSSGEKSSSSTRLDCVAAIVGIMLFSVFLSFIA; translated from the coding sequence ATGGCggctactactactactactatcaTCAAGTTACTTGCCTTTGTCTTTGTGGTAATTATCTTACTTGACAATTCACATGCTGTGAGTTCTACTACTACTGAGCCAACAATCTCAGCTTCTCCAGGTGTTTTACCTTATGTGACTTCTCCagatatttcttcatttttcccTACTCCAATGAGTTCCTCTGAAGCTCCTTATGAGGCTGAGGCATCTGCACCAGCACCGGCACCAAGTTCAGGAGAAAAGTCCTCTAGTTCAACTAGATTGGATTGTGTAGCTGCAATTGTTGGTATTATGCTCTTTAGTGTGTTCCTTAGTTTTATAGCTTAG